The genomic region GCTGCGTCCGATGTTTCCCCAACGGAACAGGTAACTTGTTCTCTCTTTACTGTAGTTGCACTGCACGACTGCATGTTTCCCATTGTCACCCTTATTTCAACCATAAAGAAACATTGTGTACATTATCGTCATGTGGTTGCTTTTGATAAACCGCAATATTTGTGCTTTCTTTTGAAAGCCACCCTAGGTCTCTCCGGTTGTGCTTGAGCTTCTAAATACTTTATAAATTCAATCTTTCCAGTGGGCAAATGAGAAAAGTCATGAACCTGAATTGCATAAGCTAAGCTTCGTTCTGTAGATTTTGATTTGAATCTTATGGAATATGCTCCTCCAGgttaaattattaaaaaaatgaaACGTTTATTAGTGCTAGATGACGCTAATACATGAATTTGAACATTACAAAGCTGGCTAAATTTATCTATAGAAGCACAAAAAATAGGAATGAGCTATGCAGTTATACGGTTACTTCCACTTGGGAAAATGTAATGACTGTATTTTGAACCTTAGCAAGTACCAATACATAAGTGGCTGTAGCCATCAGTATGCTTACCAGAGTAATGTATGAACTGCAACAATTATGCGGCTCAAGCAGCCTTGATTTAGACTAACCTTCTGAAATCCTGCTTGCTTCAGGGTATGCTCTAAGTTCTGTCGAAGGACGAGTGTCTATGGAGTTCTTCGACCTGTCTGAGTCTGCACAATCTAAAAAGTATGTTCTCGGCACCGTAGGTTCAAGACATCTTCTTATGTATTTGTAATCATTTTACATTCACACTTGCTTCAATGCTTTCTAATATTCGTTTCTTGGAGCATAACACAGTTTAAATAACCGATTAAGAATTCTTTAAGCTTCTGTAGCTTGCTAATGTATTTGATTGTatcttactccctctgttcctcaaACGAGGGTGTGAAATTTGTTTTGTTAAGACCAAGGAGATTTTGACCTTTTTACCCCTGGTTAATCACATGCTTTAGTAGTTATTAGCCCAGCACATGAACCCCACCATACTCTTTGCATGCAGCATGCATGAGCCAATATGAGCCGTCATTGCTTTGTTGGGCACATGCAAGACCAATTGATTTTTCCATTTATTCGTGGGTGTGGGATATGGCGAGAGAAGCAAATGGTTCTGTAGCACTAAAGGCCAGCATGGAAGGCGGAGAATTCAGCTGCAGCGTCTGTGTGTGTGTGACTTTGTGGTATTTTCGGCAGGTTTAGTGCTAAAATAGCGCAGCGCCTTCATTAATGGAAATTTTACCAAAAAAATAAACAAGTCTATctaccttagagcatctccagtagatgatgtaaaatagaccggGGCCACTTTTTACATCACGAGAAGGCAAAGACACTGCTCCAATAGATGATTTAGATGCAAATATTTTTACTTGAGGGATGGGGCGTGATGTAAAATAGGCCACCAAgtgatgcaaatttgcatcacTTGGGCTGCTCGAGCAAGTTTTGCATCACCAGAGGACCACATGGCTGGAGCAAAATTTGCAACACCAAGTGACGTTTTTACATCACTCTgtgctccaacagatgatgtaaaataggGCACCCACAAGAAGACAACCGTGATGTATTTTGCAAcacctattttacatcatctattggagttggAGGTTTTGGTGATGTAAAAAAGCACTTTTAGGTGATGCAAATTTTGCTCGAACCACAATTTGGTgccctattttacatcatctattggagatgctcttaagggAATGAAGGGAGTAGTATTTTGTCATCCTTTCATGCAGATCATATCTAGTTCAAACAATATGTAGGTGATAGAGGAAATCACTTTGGTTTGGACTACAAATTTAACATGGAAATTATAAAAACTAAATTTTTGTGTGGCATTATGTGTACTGTTTTACGGAAATTTGAAATTCAACCCCAGGTGGTGTTTGACACATCATAATGGAAGTTTACTCTACCATAAGTACCTTTCTGTGGCAGTCTTAGCTGCCTTTAAGTTTTTGTTAGGAACTTCGTAGGAGCTCAGGCATTCAGTGATGAGAGAGAAGGGTAGGCAGGTATGTCCCAGTTATGAGCCCTGAGTGGATAGCGGTGTGTTCAACACACTCAGCCAACCAAGTAGGCACTCCGCTCCAGCTGGCTTGATATCTTGACGATGACCGTAGCATGTCCACAATCCCACCAAGATACAACAcaccttttatttatttatattagaaATGCAGAACACTGAAAAGAGTGGTCAGACTTGTTTTTTTCCGTGCCATTTCATTGATAGGTAGAGAGTGAAACAATTACAAGGTGTAACTCGCAAAACCACGCACACTATCTGGCGTGGTTGCGAGCGCATGAGCAGAACAAGAAAAAGGGATGCTCAGCCGTACAGATATAAGGTCTATGTCTCGGGTAACAGTAGGTTGAGCCCCCTGGCTCCACCTCTAGCCCAAAGTCTAGCTTCCTCGATAGTTCGGACAAGGTGTGCAATGGAGGACATCAAGGCATCGAAGATGCATCCATTCCAATGCTTCTGAAGCCACCAAGCAGTTAGCAGAAGAAGCAAGGAGATCCCCTTGCGCAAGGCAGGGGGCATGATCCCAAGAGACCATCCACCAGTCCAAGAAGGGTAGCTCCGGATGGGGAGGGTGTGCCGTGGTACGACACCAGGAAAGGATCTTGTGCTACACCTGATGGGAGAAGGTGCAGCAACCCATGAGGATTTGCCGCATGTCCTCAGTCTCCTGGTCGCAAAGGATGCACCGGTTGGCATGGGGAGGCACCTACAGGCAAGGCGGTCTGCAGTGCAGCATGTGTTCTGGAGGGCGAGCCAGATGAAGAACGCAACACGTAAAGGTACCCACGTCTTTCACATGAGGTGCCAATGCGGGGTCTGCGTGTCACCCAGCAATAGCGCTTCGTAGCAGGAGCTAGTCAAGTACTGTCCAGAGGCAGTCCAACGCCAATGAAGCACATCAGGGGTCGCCGGGAGGGGAGTGTGCCGGAGCCGACGCCAGAGGTCAACGTACTGGACCATAGTGGCGGGCTGGTTAAACTTGTTCATCACCAGTTGTAGCATAAACTGCAAGGCTCCAACCTGGATTGTTTTCTTAGTTTTTTGAATTATGCTTTGCGTTGGTAAAGGCAGTATAGCGACCTTGACTTTCTATATGATCAATCACTATTCAAGCGAGCAAGCTCATATGTCATACCATTTTAATGTACAACTGGCAGTCAACGGTTCAACACTATAACCTAGCCTTTAGTTGTGCATTGGCAATCACTCTGCAGTGCTCACCCCTTTCCTGCAAAGTTATTAACTCAAAGAGACAGTCCGCTTACTTTCCCATGCAGCCTACACTGAACTATGGTGAAACTGGCTGTCCAGTTTAAAATACTTGTTTACTCAATGGTTAATTTCCTTTTCAGGTATGCTTTCAAGTGTCACCGGAAATCTGAGTCTGGCAGGGACACTGTTTATCCTGTCAATGCCATTGCATTCCATCCAATGTAAAGTTTCAGTGTTTAATTTGCTTGGTGATCTCTCATAGGATTATCTGTTCTCAGTTTCTTGCACTGTTATGTATTGTCTGCAGATACGGCACATTTGCCACTGGAGGCCATGATGGATTTGTGAACGTGTGGGATGGCACAAACAAGAAGAGATTGTATCAGGTAACTGGGTGATAGTTTTGCTTTGGTAGTACGATTATCTGAAGTGGCCTGGGTGTTCATGATCTTATACTTTCATCGCAGTACTCAAAGTACGCGTCAAGCATTGCTGCTCTGTCGTTCAGCAAGGATGGGCATCTGCTTGCTGTGGCATCAAGCTATGGTTACGAAGAGGGAGAGAAACCGTAAGACTGAACTTCGCTTACAATTTTCTGTCACTGCTCACTAACAGAACACAGAGTTGACCTACTGGCTCTTTTGCGATTTCCAGCCACGAGCCTGATGCAATATTTATCCGTGGGGTGAATGAAGTGGAGGTTAAGCCGAAGCCCAAGGCATTGGCCGCACCCCAGTAGTGCTTTAATCATTTCGCAAGAAGGTAATCAAATGCATCAGGTGTGTTGTCTGGGACAAGGCATTATGCAGAGAGCAAATGCGAGGCGTTTCTTTATCTAGTTCTCTTTTTAGTGTCAATTGCATTAGTTGACGGAATCCCTTCTCTATGTTGGAGTCAAATGGCAGTATATCTGACCATTTCTCTGTGTTGTTTCGCATGTATTAATGTCTAGAAAGAGTTGCTTGGGAGTGGTCATATTCGTTTTGTATTTTGATACAGAAACTGTTGCTTTTTTTATGTAGCTTATATATAATCAATTTAGTTTTGCAACTTTCGTATATGATAAAAGAGGCTAAATCTGTCGAACTTATGGGCTGGTGCTAATTTGACCGGACGTAATCGGTTGTTGGAGCAAGTATAAAAAAATGATGCAAGCGAGCTATAGGAGTtgccacaacagatttgtgttaaGTAGAGAGGGAGAAGAAAGAAGATAAGAATGTTGTAATTTATAGTCAGACATGGCATGTTAATAAGTTAAAGAGGTGGGCCAGGTATAAATTGTGTGGTATACCTCTATAGCTAACTATAATGGATTTTATTTTTTTGCGGGGAACTATAATGGATTATTAGATTGGCTATAGATGATAGACAATAATATGTGAGATTTCTCAAAGGAAAATATAATGAGCTAGTTGTCGGAGTGAACACTCGCACCAAGGAATCTATTATATTATCAAAATACCTGTGTGTTGCCACATGAAATACTCCctttgtccggaaatacttgtcatcaaaatggataaaaggggatgtatttagacatattttagttctagatacatctctttttattcattttgatgacaagtattttcagacggagggagtactaacttaTACGTGTGTTTGAGTAAGTGATTATTTGTGGGGTCAAATGGGTGATATATATGTTCCTTCTGCGCTGCAGCAAACTCATGTCTTCTCTTTGGTGATCGTTCTGCTTCCTTTCTTCTTGGCACATTTAGCCCTATAAACTTGCAGTCATCGCTCTATTGTTCTTGATAGCGGGCTGCCAAACACTTATGTAACCGGAATATTGAAGAGGTGGGATTAAACCATTGATCCGTATGTAACCAAACAGATGTAGTTTGTGGGAGAGCTGACATGTAACCGAATACCATGCTAGTTTGGGGGAGAGCTGGCATGTAACCGAACACCATGCTAGTGTTTCTGCTCTAATGCAGTCTGAGGTTTTGCAATCAAACGAACTGCAGAACATGGTTTAGAGCCTGCATTAGCTCAGTCAGGCCAAAAATAATGTAGATAACCAAACATGCCCTAAGTGCTACTCCGTATTTAATTTGTGAAAGGTGTGTGCATCTCACCCAAGCGGTTTAGACTTTTGTCTTCGCGAGCCCATCTCCAAGCGAAGCTTTTCGCCTGGCTTGCCCTTCGCGACCCATGTTGGACATGCAATAGGCTTCAACGTGGAGGGCTGCAGCACCAACCGCACTGTCCACTGTGTTGTCAACAACCGGAAATGATCTGCCACCCTTTTGATGGAGTGACTCTTCTCAAACTGATTAGATTCGACATGTTAAGCAGGGACAGCAGTTAATGAGATGACAGGTCAAGTTCAACCTCATGCCAGTCCTCTATCTATGTACTGCGACATTTGGCTCGAGCAAAATGCGCAACTTTTTTACAAGGTGGCTAGCAGCCGACAGGTTGCCATCTACAAAACCAGGGCGGACACTGCTCTTGCCGACATTTGCGAGGAACTATGTCAAAATCCTATGGGCTTTTGCCGTTCATTCGCCCTATCCCATTTGTCTTGTAAATACTCTATTCTGTCTTAGTACAAATGACACACATAGCCTGTGCGTTTTCTAGAAAAAACAACTGATCAACAAAATATAAATGGCCTTTTACACCCAAACGGAGGAAGTACAATATAATTGGCCAACCAACAAGACTACCAAAATCAGAAGTTTCAGACTTGCATAAGCCGTCAGAGTATGTCTACCTATTCATGAACCATGAATAATACTGATGAAGTCAGACAAAATTTGCTTCACCCACAAAGGAGAAGAAAAAACTATTGCCGCAGAGTGAATAAGTACATCCTTTGTATTTCTGGAATATGGTAAATAGCATACATGGTTCAGTATACATGGGATTCGACCCTGGTATGTTGAGGTGTCTGGTACCCTACACCACCACCACAATCCTGTCTAACCAATGAAAAACAGTATACAATAACAAAGATATTGTAGAATGAAATTTAGTTTCTCTTGAAACACCGATGTTCTACAGCATGTTCAAGATTCCTCATCTGAGATATACCACGAATGGGTTGCCGAGGGAAGGTAAAGTAAGCTTATGAGGAATGCTTTTGACTTGGGTTGCTCTCATGCCCGGGCTGAATCTGCAGCAAATTCTGCccctcttcatcgtcctcttcctttgGCTCGATCTTGGGCACCTTGGGCTTTGTGGTCGATTGCTGGTAGAGAACACCACCAGACATGCATATCAAGAGCCCAATTGTCCCCACAAGGGACGCATGCTTGTCCCAGATAAGCAGATTGATCACGACGGTCAGGAGCTTGTTCACTATACCGAGCACCGTAAATCCAGTAGCAGAGATGGCCCGTCTGCAGGAGAATCCAAAGAAGGATATAGATAACCCAAACAGGCATGACAGAGCAACAGGAAGGACCACGTCGAACGATAGCCAGTTTGTTGTCATCTTGGAGCTGTCGACCTTCATCTGATTAAACTCTCCCATTATAAGGAGCTCAAGGGGGAACAACAACAGAGCCTCAAGGTTGTTGTAGAGCACAAGACCCCATGTGTTCAACCCGATGGTCATGACGACGTGCTTGATGTACACGAAATCAATAGACATGCTCGCTAGATAGGCTATTGCCCAGCTGTAAGCAGTCAGGGTGAACTGGTTATCTGTGAAAACATATATCACACTTCCACCAAGTATAGTGGAAAGTGAGAGCCATGTCTTGAATGATGGGCATGGTTGGTGAAGGTAAAGTGTCTCCCCAATGGCCACAAATATCGGCACAGCAGACCGAAACACGATGAAAGTGTCCACATTGGCATGCATCAGGAGCTCGCTGTTTGTGAAGATTGAGATGTAGAACATAACAGCAGCAGGTAGGAACTTCCACATGGTCCTCAAATTCAGCCTATCTGGCTCAATAAGCTTTAGCTGTCCACACAGGAGAACTCCAGCAACACTAGTGAGGTACTGTAAGGCTGTCAGTGCTCCAGGGTAGGGAAACTTCATGATTGCCCATTTGTTGATAATGGAGAGCAGAGATGCTGACAGGCAATAACCAGCAGCCACACCATAGACTGAAGCGTGGCGCATAAGAGTGCTCCATGTGTTATTCCAAGCTCCAGTTTTCTCGACTGAACCATCTTCTTTTGAGGGCTCTGAGAGATTAGACATCTGCAATCATTTAAAATAGTTTTATCAACTATGAAAGTCATGCAAAAAGCAATTGGAGAAGCCCAAGACAGTTAGATGTCATATACAGGTGTAGTAACTGACAGAGCAGAGAAGTACTTCGAACTTTTGTGCAGAGATATGATCTGGGTTCCATACATAATTTGTACAAGGTAAGTTAACATAGCAGTTCTGATGAACATGATTATCTGCTTTACTTCTAAAACCCAGTAACTCGTGCGACTGAAAATAATCAACATATTTTTGCTGAATTTAAGCTAGCATTGACTTTGAACGAAGAATCTCCCTTCGAGGATGCACCTATGTGCGAACGCCATATATTTCAGAGAAAAAAGTAGTTCAAAGGCATGATCCATAAGGTACAAGCAACCAAAGCTGATTTTCTGAACCCAAGAAAAAAAGTGATGATTGAATGATCCTGACAAATATGGAGAAACTTTACAGACAGGACACCTCAAAGAAAGCAAGTACCCGTCCACTTCCTATAATTGTCTCTAGCAAACAATCATCCTCTTATATATTGCTATAAAGTACAAAACTACTCCTTAGAAATCGATCTAACTGTGCTGACTGTGCACCTCCATGTGTTCTCCTTTGATCTTCAGCAAACTTTAGAGGTTAATCATGGTAAACAGTCGAGCAGGTCAAGGCCCGAAACCAAAAAAGGAAACAGACAAGTACTAAAAACAGGTTTCAGCTCCCAAGAAAAGGGTCAAAGGAAGAAGAGGAAACAATAGCAGCACCAAGAAAGAAACACTTCATGAAAGATCTAGTAGCATATCAACCATGCCAACCAAGAAACAATTTCATCAGAACTGAAGAAAAACCAAGCGAAGAAGAAGCAATACCTGGAACCGGCCAACCCGAGCAGGAGCCATGATCCCGAGCCCAAATCCAACAACAGCAAGCGCTCTAGCAACGAAGCATGTATCCTTCTAAACAAAGCCGAGGGTCAGGGCTTAAGGTGGcaaaggaggaacgaagaccagtATGCAACAAGCCAACAACCACCTAGCTAAGGCCAATCAGCTAATAAGCTCTCATATAAGGTGGCCACACGGAACGATCCATTTGCCCACGACGGCCATGTTCGGCATGTGAGTCAAACATGGTAGGAGCACGTCACAAGCGCATCAGCCAGTGGCCATCAGATCGGAGAACGGGTAAGAGAATTGTGCAAGAATATTCAGCACAACACCTAAGCGGTTTGGCCAAGTCAATCAAGACGAGGTCGCAATCATGGAACGTGCTAGCCAGTTGCCCGCAAGGAAACAAAATTAGCATAGCGACGCACTACCTCAGGAAGACAGGGGAGCTTCTTCCCCCACACCCCGCGCAGCCTGTGGGGAGAGGCGAACTCAACTGGAAGAAGAG from Triticum aestivum cultivar Chinese Spring chromosome 4A, IWGSC CS RefSeq v2.1, whole genome shotgun sequence harbors:
- the LOC123085084 gene encoding GDP-mannose transporter GONST3 isoform X1 — encoded protein: MAPARVGRFQMSNLSEPSKEDGSVEKTGAWNNTWSTLMRHASVYGVAAGYCLSASLLSIINKWAIMKFPYPGALTALQYLTSVAGVLLCGQLKLIEPDRLNLRTMWKFLPAAVMFYISIFTNSELLMHANVDTFIVFRSAVPIFVAIGETLYLHQPCPSFKTWLSLSTILGGSVIYVFTDNQFTLTAYSWAIAYLASMSIDFVYIKHVVMTIGLNTWGLVLYNNLEALLLFPLELLIMGEFNQMKVDSSKMTTNWLSFDVVLPVALSCLFGLSISFFGFSCRRAISATGFTVLGIVNKLLTVVINLLIWDKHASLVGTIGLLICMSGGVLYQQSTTKPKVPKIEPKEEDDEEGQNLLQIQPGHESNPSQKHSS
- the LOC123085084 gene encoding GDP-mannose transporter GONST3 isoform X2 gives rise to the protein MSNLSEPSKEDGSVEKTGAWNNTWSTLMRHASVYGVAAGYCLSASLLSIINKWAIMKFPYPGALTALQYLTSVAGVLLCGQLKLIEPDRLNLRTMWKFLPAAVMFYISIFTNSELLMHANVDTFIVFRSAVPIFVAIGETLYLHQPCPSFKTWLSLSTILGGSVIYVFTDNQFTLTAYSWAIAYLASMSIDFVYIKHVVMTIGLNTWGLVLYNNLEALLLFPLELLIMGEFNQMKVDSSKMTTNWLSFDVVLPVALSCLFGLSISFFGFSCRRAISATGFTVLGIVNKLLTVVINLLIWDKHASLVGTIGLLICMSGGVLYQQSTTKPKVPKIEPKEEDDEEGQNLLQIQPGHESNPSQKHSS